ATGGCACGGGCCTCGCCGATGCCGGCGCTGAGGGCTTTGCTGCCGGCGGCCCGTAGCCCGCCGCTCAGCCCGCGGATCCCCGCGCCGATCGCCGCGCCGCCGATGGAGGCGACCGCGCCACCCAGCGCACCGGTGACCGCGCCGAAGGCGGTCGCGCCGACCAGGTCCCAGCCGCGCTTGCCCTCCATGGCACCGGTGACCGCGGAGCCGACGGCGCCGGCGAGCGCGCCGCAGGCGACGGCCCCAACACCGGTCCAGCCGATGGCCGCGCCGCAGCCGAGGCCGACGACGGCGCCGGCGGCGAAGCCGGCGATCTCCGCGGCGTGGTCCTCGACGAACTGGGTCGCCTTGTCCCACATCGTCGTGACGCCCTCGGTGATCGAACCGACCGCTTTCGCCGCTTCGAGCCAGAGCTTCTGTTGGAACTTCTTCGGGTCCTGGATCGCCATGGTGGTGGTCGCGACGATCGCGGGCAGCATCTTGAGGCCCGTCGAGACGATCTTGATGCCGGCCATGAGCGGTTTGGTCAGCGCCGCCACCACGGGCAGCTTGGTGAACTTCACCGCCTGCTTGACGGCAGCCTTGGCTGCGTTCGTCACCGCCACCTTGGCCTGGTGGATGCGCTGTTGGACGATCTGGGCTTGCTGTCTGGCCCAGTTCTCCACGGCTCGGCCCACCGAGCTGTTGCGGATCGCGTTGCCGACGTACTTGACCGCGGTGACCGCCTTGTTGGCGAGCCACTTCGCACCGTCGGAGATGGCACGGCCCACCGCCTTGAGGCCGGACCAGGCCATCGAGGCGTAGCTCTTGGTGTAGTTCCACACCGTGGAGATGCCGCTGCTGACGTTGCTCACCACGTTCGAGACGGTGTTCCTGACCGCACCGGCCGCCTTCTTGAGCCACTTCGGCCAGTGGCCGTCCGGGTCGTCGAAGTCCAGCGGCGCGCCGGCGCCGTACGTGTACCGGTTGGCCAGGATCGAGTCGCCGCTGCTGTAGGTGGCGCTGTCCCGCGAGGTGAAGGTGCCGGTCCCCGGCTCGTACCACCGGGCCCCCATGTCGACCTGGCCGGTGGTCGGGTCGGTCCAGTCCCCCTGGTAGCCGAGGTTGCCGGTGTCGCCGACGCTGGTCAGTTTCTTGCCGAACGGGTCGTACGCGGTGGAGTCGTTCAGCGCGGGGAGCTGGGTGTCGGCCGGGTCGATGGCCGCCACCACGTCACCGTGGGCGTCGGTCAGCGACAGCCGCTGGGTCGAACCGATGCCGGTGGCGAGCAGTTCGTTGCTCGGCCCTCGGGCGTAGTACTCGGCCCCGTCGTGGACCACGTCGTCGGTGAGGCCCGCGTAGACGAAGGCTGTGCCGGTGCGGGAGACCACCCGGTCCAGGCCGTCGTACTGGTAGGTCTCGTCCTTGGCCGCGGTGAGCCGGTCGAACGCGTCGAACGCGAACTGCTCGGTCAGCCCCGAACTGGTCCGCCCGCGCAGCGTCCCTCGGGCGCTGTAGCTGTAGGTGTAGTCGCCGTCGGAGATCAGCCGGTTGCGCTCGTCGAAGGTGGCGGTCTTCGCGCCGGCCTTCACCCGGTTGCCGCTGGCGTCCCACACGTAGTCGACGGTCCCCGCCGCCGACGTCCAGCTGAGCAGGCGGCCCGCCTTGTCGTACGTGTAGGAGTTGTCTCCCGCGCCGGCGGTGCCGGTGGTCTTCTTCCGGGTGACGTGGCCGTTGAGGTCGAACTCGTAGCCGACCGAGGCGACCACCTGATTCGCCGAGTTGCGCAGCACGTCGCTGTCGACGCGGCCGTAGTCGTCGTAGCCGAACGCCCGCACCCGACCGGCGCCGTAGTCGATGGTCGTCACCTGGCCGGCCGCGTTGTAGCCGAACTTCTCCCGCTGGCCGGTGATGCCGTCGGTGACCGTGTCCAGCCGGCCCTTGACGTACCCGAACGCGGCGGTGCCGCTCATGTCGGTGCGGCTCGTCATGAGTCCGTCGTCGTCGTAGTCGAAGCTGGCCGTGCCGGACGGGCCGGCGGCGGAGACGAGTGCGCCGCGGTCGTTGTAGCGGTACGAGTTCGTGCCACCGGGCGCGTTGACGCTGACCAGGCGACCGGTCCGGTCGTAGTCGAGGGTTCGGGTGGCGGTGGCGGTCTCGCCGCCGGAGCCGGTCTCCTGGGTCATCCGACCGGAGGCGTCGAAGGTGCGCGTGCGGCTCACGCCACCGGGAGCGCTGAGGCGGGTCGCGTTGCCGGCCGCGTCGTACCCGATGGTCCAGGTGCGGTCGGCAGCCGCCGGGTGGCTGACCGTCGCCGGCTCGATTGCCGACTCCGGCAGGCCCAGGCTGTTGTACGTGTAGATGGTCGAGTTGCTCCGCCCGTCGGTGTAGCGCGTGCGGTTCCCGGCGGCGTCGTAGCCGAACGACGTGGTGATCGACTCGGTGGCGTTCACCGGCTCGACCTGCTTCACCAACCGGCCCGCGGCGTCGTACTGGTATCGCGTGACGGTCTCGTATGGGTCGGTTGCCGAGGTCAGGTGGCCGGCGATGTCGTACCCGTAGGTCTGCGTGCGCAGCACCGTCCCGTCCGGCTTCAGGTCCGAGTCGCTGACCTGGTTGCCGAACAGGTCGTAGCCGATCCGGCTGGTCCGGCCGAGGCCGTCGGAGATGCGGATCTGTCGCCCGACGTGGTCGTACCCGAAGAGCGTCGCCTCGCCGGTCGGCCTGGTCGTGCGGGTGACGGCACCGGTGGCGTCGAAGGTGTTGACGGTGGTCGCGCCGGTCGGCGAGATGATCGACGTCGCGTTGCCCGCGTCGTCGTAGGTCATCCGGGTGACCAGGTTGCGGGTGGTGGGGTGACGCTCGACGAGCGTCTGGCTGACCTGCCGGTCCAGGTCGTCGTACGTCGACTCGGTCCGGACCCCGTTCGGGTCGGTCACGGAGAGGACCTCACCGGTGCGGGTGTACGTGAAACTGGTGACCGCCCGGTCGTCGTTCGTCTTCGCCGGCTCGTCCCGGGTGACGAGCCGGTTCAGCTGGTCGTAGGTGTAGCGGGTCGTCCCGTCCGGGTCGATCTCCTCGAGCACGTTGCCGAGCGGGTCGTACGACGTACGCACCTCCGGGGTGACCGGTTGGGTGACGCCCGGCGCCTGGTAGGTCGGGGCGACGGTCCGCACCGGTCGGCCCAGCTTGTCGTACTCGGACCGGTTGATGAGGCCGCGCGGGTCCTTGATCGCGACCTGCTCGCCGAAGGTGTTGTAGCCCACGACACTGATCGGGCTGGTGGGGGTGGCCGTGCCGCCATCGCTCTCCGCGTCGACGGTCGGGCCGGTGGCGCGGACCTGCTGGCCGCGCTCGTCGTACTCGTAGGTGGTGGTGTAGGCCGCCTTGTTCGCCCCGGCCTCGTTGCCGCGCGGGTCGGTCATGGTCAGCCGCAACCCACGCTGGTCGTAGGTGTAGCTGGTGGTCCGCGACGCGGTGCCGGCGACGACGCTCTCGGTGAGCACGTTGCCGGCGTCGTCATAGGTGTACTCGACGGTCTCGGAGGTGACCGCGGTGCTCCAGGGCACGTTGGACGGGTTGCCGGTCCGCACCGAGCGGGTGACGTTGCCGTTGAGGTCGTAGGTGACGGTGGTCGCCCGGTGCAGTCCGCCCGGGTCGACGACGGTGCTGGTCACCTTGCCGGCCCTGTCCGGGGTGTACTCCGTGACCTGGGTGCCGTTGCCGGCGACCTTTCGGGTCACGTTGCCGGCACCGTCGTAGGTGTTCTCCTCCACGACGTAGTCGCGGGTGGTGCCGTCGGGGTTGTGGAAGTTCTTGAGGGTGATCTTCTCGAGCAGGTCGTCGCGGTAGTACTGGTACTCCAGCCGCCGGCCCATCGCGTCGGTGTCGCTGGCGAGGCGACCGGCGAAGTCGTACGAGTAGGAGTGCAGCACCAGGTAGTCCCCGGTGCCCGTGCCGGGTGAGCCCGGCGGGTCGCTGCGCCAGTCCCGCAACCGCACCTCGGCGACCTTGTTCTGGGCGGTGTACGCCCAGTCGTACCGGTTGCCGTTGGCATCGGTCGAGGTGGTCTTGTTGCCGAACCGGTCGTAGCCGTAGGTGGTCTCGTTGCCCTCGGCGTCGACGACCTTGGCCGGGCGGCCGTAGTCGTCGTACTCGGTGCTGCTGACCCGGTCGGGGTCGCCGCCGAGCAGGTCGGAGACGGTCACCGTGGTGGGGTTGCCGTCGGCGTCGTACTCGGTGGTGGTGCGGCTCTGGTGCCGGGTGCCGTTGACGGCGTCGGTGGTGACCGGGCCGGTGACGGTGGCCACCCGGGAGTGCTTGTCGTAGGTGATGGTGGTGGTGACGCCCGCCGGGTAGCTGTCGGAGATGACCTTCTCGGTGATCCTGCGGCCGAGCGTGTCGTACGTGTACTCGGTGGTCAGGCCGGACGGTTCGGTCACCCGGGCCAGGTCGCCGTTGCTGTAGTACGCGTTCCGGGTGACCTTGCCCCGGCTGTCGGTGCTGGTGGCCAGCAACCCGCTCGGCGGGTTGCCCCCGCCGACGGCGGCCTCCCCGCCGTTGGTGTAGGTGTGGCTCACGGAGCTGCCGTCCGGGTTGGTCTGGATGGCGAGCTGGCCGTTGAACGCGTACGACATGGTGGTGCGGTACTTCAGGTCGGTGGCGCTCTCCGAGCGCCCGTCGCGGGTCTCGACCGCGAGGTCCTTGCGGGGGTCGAGGGGGTTCGTGATGGTCGTCGAGTACGTGTAGTAGTTCGTGTAGCACTGGGTGGCGGTGCGGCAGCTCTTGCGGGTCGCGAGCCGCCCCTCGCCGTCATAGGTCATCTCGACCGAGTCACCGTTCTCGTTGGTGACCTTGGACTGCATGCCCTGGTCGTTGTACGAGAAGGTGCGGATGGCCATGCCGTCGAGCGGGTGGAGGACGAAGACGGGTCCGCCGGAGTCGCCCGGGATGACGGTGCAGAACGCCGGGTCGTTCGGGTCGGGCTGCGAGCAGACTGGCGTCGGGGTGGGGCTGGGCGACGGGGTCGGCTGCGGCGGCCGGTCCTCCTGGCGGGTCTCGATGCCGAGCGGCGTCCCCGTCCGGAGCAGCTGACCGTTCAGGGCGTCGTACTCGTACAGGTACGGGCGGTTGGCGGGGTCGAGGACCTGTACGCCGCGACGCAGGTCGCTGTCGCCTCCGTAGATGGTCGGTTGGCCGAGTTTCCAGGTGCCGCCGTCCTGGTCTGTGTACTCCTTCACCCGGTCGGTCGCCGTGTCGTACTCGACCTCCGTCGCGACCCGCCCGCTGGGCAGCGAGACCCGGATCAGCTGTTGGGCGGCGGGCTTGGCGTAGCGGAAGTGCGCGGCCACGGTGGTCGGGCCGAGGGGGCGGGAGTAGACGGCGACCTCGTCGATGGTCCCGGCGAAGTAGCGCTGCGCGGCGCTTCCCCAGGCCGGCCAGGACGCGGGCGCGGTGGTCGAGGCGAGACCGACCTGGTTGAAGGTGAGGAGCGACGCGTCGATGGTCTGTCCGGTCAGCTCACCCACCTTGACGCCGTCGAGGTACATCGTCTGCGTGTTGGCCATCGCGGAGAGCACGACGTGGTGCCACTTGTTGTCGTTGACGAGCGTCGAGGACGTGATCGGGGTGATGGAGCCGGTGGCGAACTGGCCGCGTAGCTTGCCGTCGGTGCCCGTGTAGAGGACGGGGACGGCGCTGGTCGGCGCGGTGCCGACCGCCTTGTCCTGGTAGCCGAGAAGCGGGCCGCCGGTCTGGGTCAGACCGATCTTGAACCAGAGCTCCACGCTCGCGTCACGGCTCTTCTTCACCAGGCCCTTCGGCAGTTCCAGGTAGGCGGAGGTGCCGTTGAAGGCGGCCGCGGTGCCGCTGGTGCCCTCCAGGACGCCGGGCTGGCCGAGCGTGACGTTGCGGTAGGTGCCGACATCCTTGCCGAGGTTGATGGCGACGTCGCTGGCGGCGCTCGTACCCTCGGACTCGCCCAGGTGGTAGTACGAGTCGGGCTTGGCGTCGAGGACCGCGGTGCGGTAGTGCGACCCGGCCGCGTAGTCGTAACCGGTGCATCCCCCGTCAGGGCCGCAGACCTTTGTCAGCAGGTCACCGTTGTAGGTGTAGTTCCAGGTCAGTGCCTCCCCGTTCACCGGGTCGGTGGCGACCGAGGTGATGTGGTTGCCCGTCCAGGTGAGGCGCAGCGCGCGGCCGGCGGTGTTGGTGAGGCTGTTGGCCACGTAGACCCGGACCGGCTTGCCGGTCATCACGTCGTAGCTCAGCACGACCGAACGCGACGCGACGTCGGTGATCTTCTGGAGCTTGCCGCTGGCGAGGGCGAACTGGTAGGTCGACCCGGACCGGTCGACCAGCTTCCAGCTGGTGGAGTCGACGGTCAGTTTGGCCACCCGCCCGGCCGGCGCCGCGTACGTGCCGTCGGCGTTCCTGCCGAACCGCACCTCCTGGCCGTCCGGGTAACGGATGACGACGTTGCCGGATCCGTCGTTGTCGGGCGTCAGGACCATGTCGTAGCGGCTGGACCACCCGGCACCGAACGCGCTGGTCGTGCGTGGATCGAGGCTGTTGTACGTGCGCCCGAGGTTGAGCTCCGGCCCGACAGTCGCCACGGTGGCGTCGACGGCGGCGGTGGAGAAGTTGCCGGTCTGCGCGTCGAACTCGCGGCCCTGTTCGGCGCCCGGCGCGGCGCCGACGCGGGAGAGCAGGTCCGGCTGCGGCACGGCGGCCGTCAGCACCGAGTACGGCGAGGTCACCTCGTTGGCGGTGTCCTTGACGTACGACCGCCACAGGTAGGTCTTGCTCCAGGCGAGCCGTCCACTCGGCACCGACCACGACTGCTTGGCCTGGTAGCCGGAGTTGGTGCAGTTGGTGGCAGCGCCGGTGTCCGTCCGGTCACAGATCTCGAATTTGAACGACAGGGTGGATCCGGGCGGGGCGTCGGTGTCGACGGCTCGCGCCCACAGCAGCGGGGTCAGCGTCGGCGCCTGGTAGCCGTTCTCCGGGTAGAGCTCCTGCACCACCGGCGGCACGTCGAAGACCTGGAGGACAATCCGGCCGGGAGGCACCTGCTGGTCGGTGAAGACGATGCCGCCGCTGCGGACCATGGTGAAGTCGAGGAAGTACGAGCCGGGCGGAAGCGCCTTGATGGTCGCGTCGAGGGTCACCTTCGCGCCTCGGGCGAGGGTGGCTGGGAGGTTGGCGGCCCGCTGCTGGGTCACGGCCGCGCCCGTGGTGGCGTTGTACGCCCGGTAGGCCAGGTAGTAGTTGCTCGGCGACCAGGCCTCCGCACCCAGATTGGTGACGGTGACCTTGACCTTGCCGTTCTGGTTCCGCAGCACCGGCGGTTCCGGTGTCGGCTTGGGGATCGCGTACCCGGCGTTGTAGGGCGTGTGGGTGATATACAGGGATGGCGGGTTGGCGGTGCCCGTGCCGGCGAACTTCTTCCAGGCGGTGCTGTCCGTGGTCGAGGCCCGCAGGGAGAGGCCGTAGTTGGCCTGGGTGCCGTTCACCCAGCGCTGCACGAGATTGCGACCGGCCACGCCGAGGTCGAACATCTCCCCGGCCGCCGGGCAGGCCGACTGCGACTGGCCGAGACCGATGTAGCCGTGGGCGAACGAGCGGCTGGCCAGGGAGCCGCCCACCGCCGGGCCCGGGTACGAGTAGTCGGTGCCCGCGGACCACGAGGCGGTCACCGGGTGCACGGTGACCGCACGCGCCTTGCACGAGGCCGCGTCGAAGTTGACCACGGACAGGGCCGCGCCGTAGATGGTGTGGTACTGGAGCCGGCTCACCAGGTCGCCGAACTTCAGGTACGCCGCCGCGTTCTGCCCGCCGGAGCGACCGACCAGCAGTTCGTTCCCGCCGGAGGTCGAGTTGCTGCCGTGGACGTACATGCTGCTGTCCGACCGCACGGGGTCCACCGCTGGCCCGACGGTGGGGTCGACCTCGACCGGGTACGTCCTCGCCGGGTCGGCAAGCCAGGCACGGTCGAGGGTCATCTTCAGCGCCGGCTGACCGCCGGTGGTGACGATTTCGTACGTCACTCCGGTCGAGGTCGCCGGGCCGGTGTCGCCGGAGCCGGAGTCCATCATGTAGCCCGGCGGGATGACGCCGAGCTGGCGACCGTCCTGGGCGGTGAGGACGACCTGGCCGTCGACGAGCTTGGCGGTGAGGTCGCGCAGCCGCAGCGGGAAGAGGTAGGTCGTGGGTGCCTTCGCCGAGTGCAGGACCAGCGTCTCCTTGACACCGCCCGCCCGGGGCTCGAGCCGCAGGTCCATCTCGGGACGGACACCCGGATACGTCACCGTCCGGCCCTCGACCCGTCCCGCGCTGTCCGCCGCCTCGGCCAGGCCGAAGGCGAGCTCGGCGCCGCCGTCGAAGGTCAGCCGGGCCAGCTCGCCCGCGGCGCCACGGTCGGCGAGACGCAGACCCACCGAGTCCGCGCCGGTACGCCAGCCGGACCCGTCGCCAGCGGGCACCAGGTCGAGTTCGATCGGAGCCCAACTACCGTCCGGCTTGCGGTAGTTGATCGGCGCGGACGAGAACTCGGTGGTCTGCGTGCCGTCGGCGTTGTCGTACACCCGCTGGTTGGCGGTGCGGTCGCCGGTCCGCTCCCGGCTGTTGCTTTTGTCGTAGCCGCGCTTGCCGACGGCGGGCGCTGCCGCGACGGAGGCCCTGTTCCGCCCCGGCTCGGCCTTCTGGTCGAGCTTGTGCAGCGGGAACCGGCTTCGCTCCGACTTCGGCAGCTCCCGGTTGACGCGGCCGGGCTTGACGTGGGAGCGGTCGGACGCCGAGCCCCAGCTCTGGGCCGGCTTGGCGCCCGCGGCGCGTCCGGCCCCGGCCTCCGCGTCGCGCGCCGCGCCACTCGGCAGCGCGGTCACACCGCTGCCGGCCACGTTCATCACCAACACGCCGACGAGTGCGACGGCGACGGCCGAGCGGACGGTGGCCGAGTGACGCGCCGCCCGCCGTCCACGCGCCGACGACCGGAGTCGGGACAGGCGTGCGCGCAGGTCGGACAGGTGGGGAGGGCGGATCGGCATGGAGACCTCCGGATAGAGGTTGTGGCGTGGCCCGGTGGAACGCCTAAGGCGGGACGACAGCATCGGGGCCTGCCCGTCGCGGGGAGCGGCACCGGATCAAGGGCAAGCGAAAGGAGATGTTGCGTAAACGGCCGTGGAAGCTCCGAGACGCACCCGATGCGGGCGCCGTTCGCCGTAGGTCAGCTCGGCCGATAATCGCCGTAGAGCGAATCCGTTGCGACGAAATGATGAGCCACGAAAGTCCGGTCGACACTCACAGCTTCACACCCCCGTGTGCTGCTCCTCGTAAATGTGCCGCTGTACAGTGACAGCGGCACGACCGGGTGTCAAGCCCTCGGTTCGCATCCCCTCAGTCCTTGCCGCCCGAGCTGCGACGATCACGTTCCGTCACAGGAATGTCCAAATTGGTACGGTACATCTGATTCACCGTGCTTTGAAGGGCGGGGAGTCGCTGTCCACTTTGGCGGGGTGGCGGGGGTCGTTCGGATGGTGCATCATGACCGTCGGTCGGTAGAGAACCGACGGACGCACGGGGGATGCAAACACGGTCACACACAGCCGCACACCACTGAAAATCGATATCCGCGCGCCCTCCGACGGCACTGGTCGGGAGGGTTGACCAACGTCGGGCCAGGTCGATAAACGATTGTGAAAAGGGTCCGTGATTGCGGCCCACGAGCCTTTCGGCGGCCCCGAAATCTGTCACCACCGGCCGCGCTGTTTCTTCTCGATAACGCCGGCACGGGCAACCGACCCGTTGAGTTGCGCCGGTCCGACGAGCGTTCTCGACGACACCACCGACCCGTCGGTCCAGCGTGACCCGACGAGCCGTTGGCCTCGGCGACGACCGGCACCCGCCGCAACGGTCGGCGGGGCCGGTTCGGCGTCGGGTCACGGTCCCCCTCCACGGCGTCGGTCTGCCCGTCCTCAACGCACCGCGACGAGATCGAGACAACGACAAGGAGAACCACGTGTCCCATCCCGCTCCGGCACGTCGCCCGCTCCGATTGGCCCGACGCGCCGCACTGGGCGTCGGAACGGCGCTGGCCGTCATCACGTCCGGGCTCGTCGCGCCCGCGGCCGTCCGCCCGGCGTACGCTGCCGACACCTTCAGCTGCGCCGTCCCCGCCAACGTGTTCAACTCGACGACCTCGGGCACGCTGCTCTGGCGCAAGTTGTCCTCGCCCGGCAGCACCGCCTCCTCCTGGAGCGCCGCCACCACGATCGGCCCCTCCGGCTGGACCACCTTCGGTCGCATCCTGGGCGGTCCCGACGGCCGGGTGTACGGCATCAACGCCAACGGGCTGACCCGCTACCGCTGGACGGGTAGCGGCTGGGAGCTCACCGACGGCAAGCAGGCGAAGGTCATCAGCAGCAGCTTCGTCTCGTACGCGAGCAGCACGTGGCGTAACAAGATCACCGTTGACGAGCTCGGTGACTTCTACCTCGTGGACAACACCGGCCGGCTGAAGTGGTACCGCTACGACGAGCCCGGTGGCACGTGGACGATCAACGGCCGGACCATCGACACCGGCTGGGACCGGTACGACCTGATCGTGGCCGCCGGCCCCGGCGTGATCTACGGACGCCAGGCCGACGGCAAGCTCTACCGCTACCGCTTCGACCCGGTCAGTCAGCGCTGGCTCGACCGGGAGAGGTACGTCACGGCCGGCTGGGGGATGTTCACCAAGGGAATGTTCTCCGCCGGTGGCGACACCCTGTTCGGCATCAAGGCTGACGGGTCGCTGTTGCAGTACCGCTACCGCGAGGACAACAACACCTGGGTCGTCGCGGCGGACCCCATCGGCACCGGCTGGGCCGTCTTCCCGAACGTGGTCGCGAGCACCAACGCGTGCCGGTTGACCGCGACCTTCAGCCCGGTCAGGCCGGCCACGCCCACGGTGCCCCACTCGCCCGTGTCGGCGATGCAGGCCCCGGCCGCCCCCGGAGCGACGCTGGGCACGGTGGAGTACGCGTTCGTCGACAACATCGGCACGGTCCGGCACGGCCGGCAGACCAACCCCGACGACTTCGGCTCCATCCAGTGGAGCGCGGTGGACACCGTCGAGGCGTCGACCGGGAAGCCCGCGCTCGTCGCGGACAGCCAGAAGCGGGTGACCGTCTTCGCCCACCAGACCAACAGCGACGTACGCTCTCTTACCCAGTCCGCCTCCGGAGCCGTCACCTGGAACGCCTGGTCGGGGCTGGGCGGCGCCATGAGGTCCGAGCCGTCCGTCGTGGCTCTGACCGACGGCAGCCTGGCGGTGTTCGCCTTGGACGCCGACGGCGCCCTCTGGGTACGCCCGCAGGACGGCAGCTCGGGCGACCTGCTTCCCTGGACGAAGCTGGGCGGTAGCGGCCTCACCGGCAACCCCGTGGTTACCGCCGGCGCCGACGGGTCCGCCACCGTCACCGCCGTCGACAACGCCGGCACGGTGGTCACCGCGACCTACCGGAACCGGGCGCTCGCCTCAGCCTTCACGAGCATCGGCGGCACGGGCTTCGCGGGCACCCCCGCCGTGGTCGTCATGCCCGGTCGGCGGGCCAGGGTCTTCGCCCGCCACACCGACGGCACCATCAAGAGCCAGTACCAGAACGGGGACTTCACCTGGAGCGGCACCTGGACGACCGTCGGCACCGGCGACATCATCCCCGCGGGCACGCCGAGCGCGCAGCTCGACCCGAACCTGGGTCGCATCCTGGTCGTCACCCGCACCGCCGACGACAGCATCTACCAGTCCTGGGAGACCGGGCAGGGCACCGGGACCTGGGGCGGCTGGAACCTCAACGGCAACGCCGGCGCCTACCCGGCCGACCCCACCATCTTCAGCTACCAGAACAGCAACGGTAACCAGCTCGCCTTCGTGAGCCGCACCGTCAACAGCCTTCCGGTCCTGTTCGCCCCGCCGGACGTGAACACCCTCGCGCGGGGCACCGCCACCACGCCCGTCCTCACCGAGAAGGTGATCCCCCAGCCGAAGAACGACTGACCACAGCGGCGTCGGTCGTCGGGTATCACCCCGGCGGCCGGCGCCGTCCCGGCGGAGGCGGTCCGCGATCCCGAGGGCGTGCCGCGCGGCGACGCCGCTATCCGGGACCGGCCAGAGGCGTGACCGCTCGGGTCTCGGAGTCGTAGCTGCGCGCCGCCACGAGATCGCCAACCGGGCGATCACCACCGACGACGGCCCGGGCCGCGCGGCGGTCGGCGTTGCGGAACCGTAGCGCCAGGCTGAGGTGTGGTACCCACTGTCCGGGCTGGTGCCACGGGTGCGCCCCCGGCGCATCGTCCAGCGCCTCCCAGACGGCCCGGTGCAGCGCCGCGAGCTCGGGCGTGGGCCGCAGCAGCCAGACCAGCGGGGCGCTGCCGTCGAGGACCGCCACCCGGTCCACGCGGGCAGGCAGCGGCAGCGCCGCGTCGAGCAGGTCGGCGAGACGCCCGTCGACGCTGGGCGGGAAGCTGTCCACCGCTGCGAGGGTCAGGTGTGGCTGGTTGCTGGGGTGGGTGTTGCGGGCCAGGCTGGGCAGGCCGGCCGCGGCCAGCCGGTCCCAGGCGGCCCGGACCGTGGCGTCCAGCTCCGGCGAGCAGACCAGTTCGACCGTGCGCACCGGCTCACGCTAGCCGCACGTACTCGCGGTGACGGTCAGAGCCAGCCGTTCTCCCGGGCGGTACGCACCGCCTCCGCCCGGTTGGCCGCGCCGAGCTTCTGCACGGCGGCGGCGAGGTGGTTGCGGACGGTGCCGGCGGCGAGGTGGACCCGCCGGGCGATCACCGCGACCGGCACGCCCAGCTCCGCGAGCCGCAGCGTCTCCAGTTCCCGGGGTGTCAGCGGGCACGCGGGCAGGGTGAGCGCGTCGGCGGCCAGCGACGGGTCGACGTACCGGCCGCCGGCGTGGACCCGGCGGATCACGTCGGCGAGCGCACCACCCGGCGCGCCCTTGGGCAGGAAGCCGGCGGCGCCGGCGGTCAGCGCCTGCCGCAGGTGGGCCGGGCGACCGTGCCCGGTCAGCAGCACCACCGCGCAGTCGGGTCGGACCCGGGCCAGTTCGGCGGCCACCTCGATTCCGGTCAGTCCGGGCATCTCCAGGTCGACCACCGCCACGTCCGGCCGGTGCGCCAGCGCCGCGGTGACCGCCGCCGGCCCGTCGGCCGCCTGCGCCACCACCTCCAGGTCGGGTTCGAGCCCCAGCAGGGCGGCCAGGGCCACCCGGACGAGGTCCTCGTCGTCGGCGAGCAGGACCCGGATCACGGGGCCACCGGCACGGTCGCCTCGAGGGTGAACAGGTTCTCCTCGCGCCGGACGTGCAGCCGCCCGCCCGCCGCGCCGAGCCGGTCGGCCAGGCCGCGCAGGCCGCTGCTGCGGGCGTCCGGGCCCCGGTCCTCGACGCCGTCGTTGGTCACGGTCATCCTGGCCATCCCGCCCTCCCGGACGAACTCGATCCGGCACCAGCCGGCGCGGCTGTGCCGCAGCACGTTCGTGCCGGCCTCGCGCAGCACCGCGGCCAGGTCGCTCGCCGCCGCCGCGGGCAGGTCGTCCGCCGGTGGCACGACCGTGCACCGTACGCCGCACGAGCGCAGCACCCCGGCGACGGCGGCGAGCTGGTCAGCCAGGTCGACGGCGCGGTAGCCGTGGACGGTATCGCGCACCTCGGCCAGGGCCGCGACGGCCAACCCCTGCACCTCTGCGGCCTCCCGCCCGGCGCGTTCGGCGTCGACCTCGGCGAGGCGGGCGGCGAGTTCGGCCTTCAACGCGATGACGGTGAGGCTGTGGCCCAGCACGTCGTGCACGTCGCGGGCGAACCGCAGCCGCTCCTCCGCGGCCGCGAGCCGGGCCTGCGCC
This genomic stretch from Micromonospora krabiensis harbors:
- a CDS encoding tachylectin-related carbohydrate-binding protein codes for the protein MSHPAPARRPLRLARRAALGVGTALAVITSGLVAPAAVRPAYAADTFSCAVPANVFNSTTSGTLLWRKLSSPGSTASSWSAATTIGPSGWTTFGRILGGPDGRVYGINANGLTRYRWTGSGWELTDGKQAKVISSSFVSYASSTWRNKITVDELGDFYLVDNTGRLKWYRYDEPGGTWTINGRTIDTGWDRYDLIVAAGPGVIYGRQADGKLYRYRFDPVSQRWLDRERYVTAGWGMFTKGMFSAGGDTLFGIKADGSLLQYRYREDNNTWVVAADPIGTGWAVFPNVVASTNACRLTATFSPVRPATPTVPHSPVSAMQAPAAPGATLGTVEYAFVDNIGTVRHGRQTNPDDFGSIQWSAVDTVEASTGKPALVADSQKRVTVFAHQTNSDVRSLTQSASGAVTWNAWSGLGGAMRSEPSVVALTDGSLAVFALDADGALWVRPQDGSSGDLLPWTKLGGSGLTGNPVVTAGADGSATVTAVDNAGTVVTATYRNRALASAFTSIGGTGFAGTPAVVVMPGRRARVFARHTDGTIKSQYQNGDFTWSGTWTTVGTGDIIPAGTPSAQLDPNLGRILVVTRTADDSIYQSWETGQGTGTWGGWNLNGNAGAYPADPTIFSYQNSNGNQLAFVSRTVNSLPVLFAPPDVNTLARGTATTPVLTEKVIPQPKND
- a CDS encoding 2'-5' RNA ligase family protein, which translates into the protein MRTVELVCSPELDATVRAAWDRLAAAGLPSLARNTHPSNQPHLTLAAVDSFPPSVDGRLADLLDAALPLPARVDRVAVLDGSAPLVWLLRPTPELAALHRAVWEALDDAPGAHPWHQPGQWVPHLSLALRFRNADRRAARAVVGGDRPVGDLVAARSYDSETRAVTPLAGPG
- a CDS encoding response regulator transcription factor — translated: MIRVLLADDEDLVRVALAALLGLEPDLEVVAQAADGPAAVTAALAHRPDVAVVDLEMPGLTGIEVAAELARVRPDCAVVLLTGHGRPAHLRQALTAGAAGFLPKGAPGGALADVIRRVHAGGRYVDPSLAADALTLPACPLTPRELETLRLAELGVPVAVIARRVHLAAGTVRNHLAAAVQKLGAANRAEAVRTARENGWL
- a CDS encoding sensor histidine kinase → MAQVVEPRADRRLRRARAATLFSLATGIWASLLLPLVGLAREDDPTRVALGAVGIGAFAASQAAVLYAAVTPWLAQRWRHRAQWCLGLVALLTVPLVGPVAAGGWPTWAWLGASLIGMAPLLVRLPAALAVSAATLATTVGVALWTGGQVWRFVAVTAGVGVGVALVNGFQVWFWDLLVEARAGQAAQARLAAAEERLRFARDVHDVLGHSLTVIALKAELAARLAEVDAERAGREAAEVQGLAVAALAEVRDTVHGYRAVDLADQLAAVAGVLRSCGVRCTVVPPADDLPAAAASDLAAVLREAGTNVLRHSRAGWCRIEFVREGGMARMTVTNDGVEDRGPDARSSGLRGLADRLGAAGGRLHVRREENLFTLEATVPVAP